The segment TGATACTATTAATTTTATGTGATGGTAACCTTATTTGACGAACTTGAACTAACTAGTGATGCAAATTATCTTAAATACAATTCTTTTGTAGGTGGTGCACCATCATCAAGAAGCTACAGTAGTGGACCAGGCCCATCTACATCTCAACAAACTGATGCTGCACGTTTAAGATGAGGTGGGGCATTGCATTTTATAATGTATCAGTATGATAATATTTCTGCCATTCTGATTAATGCTAGaattttccaataatttccaagACAAAACACATGGCAATGTTACAACTTCATCTTAATCAGCTTAGGCAGAACAGAGCCATCACGTTTGTCTCATAGCATCTCTGCACTATTATATTGTTACAGGGAGCAACTACTCCCATACAGGAGATGGCAAATCACAGACTAGGTCTTTTCTGGATCTCCTTGATGAAAGTGACTTCAGTGAGAGTGATGATGACTGGCTACCCGAGGCAGTGACGTCATCTGGGAGACTAATTGGAGTTGAAGAAGCTGTCACTTCTTCGGACTCGGATTCTGAAGAGGATCTCCAGATATCTGTATCTTCAACTGCTGGGGAGCCAAGAAGATTGTTTTACCTACGAAATAAATCTTTCGTAGACCATGCTCCTCAGAATGCAACAGAAAATTTAGGAGCTTGTAACTTACTGAAACCAATTGAGTATTTCCTATCTTATGTCAGTGAGGATTTTTTGGGAGATATtgcaatgtatacaaatatgaaatcAATTGAAACTACAGGTGCATGTATTAACACAAACAGCAAAGAAATTGCCACTTTCATAGGAATGACATTTGCTATGTCAATCATAAAGATGCCAAGAATTAGAATGTATTGGCAGTCAAAAACTAGGATCCCTTGGATAGCTGATAAAATGGCAAGAGACAGATTTTTCCGTCTCAGACATTCGTTAAAggttattaatgataacactgtATTGGAAGACGACAAAAAAAGTGACAGGTTATGGAAAGTAAGACCTTTGTTGGAAGCAGTACGAACTCGTTGCAGCGAGTTGCCAAGGCTATCGAAGGTCAGTATTGATGAAAGCATGATTCCTTTTCGAGGTAGAATCAGTATCAGGCAACATGTCCCTGGCAAACCTTTCCCAGACGGGTTAAAAATGTTTGTCCTAGCTTCTCCAAGTGGAATGGTActcgattttgatttttttcaaacTAAAGAAGCATTGCTATCCATTATTGAAAAGCTGAATGTTAAACCTGACAGAACCCTCACAACTGGTGAAGCAGCAGTATTAAGGTTTGTGCGCAGTGTGGATGCTGGCACAAGTATCTTTTTTGATAGATTTTTTACAAGCTCAAACTTATTGTGTGATCTGTATGACAGAGGCCTTCGAGGAACAGGCACAATTAAGAAAAACATGGTACCTAAAGAGGCTAAGCAAAGATTAAAGACTGAGGCAACCTTGCGCAAAGAGGGCAGAGGGGCATCCGATTGCCAAGTCCGAAATGATAACAAGGTGGCTGTGACTGCTTGGTATGACAAAAAGTTGGTACTAATGGCTTCCAATGAGTTCTCTATTGATGACGAAGATATATGCCAGCGGTGGTCTAAGGCTACCAATACCCATGTTGGTGTAAAGAGGCCCCGTGTGGTAAGGGAGTACAACAGTGCCATGGGGGGTGTGGATGTTCATGACCAAATAGTCAGCTATTACAGAAGCCCCAATCGCACTAAGAAGTGGACTGTTAGGGTGGTATTGCATGTACTTGATGTTGTAACTGCCAACTGTTGGCTGGAATACAGAAAGGATATGGAGTCAAAACCCAAACAATATCTAGACTTCAAATTAATCTTGGCAGACCAGTTAATGTCAGGTGATTTCTTTGACCATGCCACTGACAGTCAGAGTATTTCTGATGCAAGTCTCTCTTCAGTAGACTGTATTGATTCAGAGACTGAGCCTCCTCTAAAGGCAGCTAAACAGGGCTTGACTCCTCTGCCAAACagggctgaaagaaagaaaggtgcatCTCATCTCCCAATAGTCATTGATGGTAAGAACTCTTTCCGCAGATGTCGCAGAGAAGGATGTAAGAATAGAACACGAACATTGTGCTCTCAGTGTAATGTATTTCTCTGCAACTATGCAAAGAGAAACTGCTTCCTTGAGTTTCATGTATAAGTGATAtatttgctttctgttttttaaGTATGGTGCATATGTTCCTCATCAAAACAATAATTTTGCATAGGATTATTCTATAGAAGTGATATTTTTCTTTAGTCTTGAACCAGAGAATAATCTCATAAAAGATTTATTTTCCTATAGAGGTGCTGCAATTTATTCTAGTCTTGAACTAAAGAGTAGGCTTACTATTTTTACTCATAATTCAATGAttctattttatatacattttcagggaaagatacatttttttctaattaattaagTATTTTTCTACTATTTTATGGAAGAATTTCTTGTTTGCCTTAATGAAGAATTGCAGGTATACAGTAACTGAAAATAgaatattttctttacattttacagaaagaaaatgtatttatttttacaaattaTATATGCGTTCTTCTGCTATCTTACAGAAGTATTGTTCTTTAATTGCTGTAATTGTACATT is part of the Penaeus vannamei isolate JL-2024 chromosome 19, ASM4276789v1, whole genome shotgun sequence genome and harbors:
- the LOC113809979 gene encoding piggyBac transposable element-derived protein 3, whose amino-acid sequence is MYTNMKSIETTGACINTNSKEIATFIGMTFAMSIIKMPRIRMYWQSKTRIPWIADKMARDRFFRLRHSLKVINDNTVLEDDKKSDRLWKVRPLLEAVRTRCSELPRLSKVSIDESMIPFRGRISIRQHVPGKPFPDGLKMFVLASPSGMVLDFDFFQTKEALLSIIEKLNVKPDRTLTTGEAAVLRFVRSVDAGTSIFFDRFFTSSNLLCDLYDRGLRGTGTIKKNMVPKEAKQRLKTEATLRKEGRGASDCQVRNDNKVAVTAWYDKKLVLMASNEFSIDDEDICQRWSKATNTHVGVKRPRVVREYNSAMGGVDVHDQIVSYYRSPNRTKKWTVRVVLHVLDVVTANCWLEYRKDMESKPKQYLDFKLILADQLMSGDFFDHATDSQSISDASLSSVDCIDSETEPPLKAAKQGLTPLPNRAERKKGASHLPIVIDGKNSFRRCRREGCKNRTRTLCSQCNVFLCNYAKRNCFLEFHV